In Terriglobus sp. TAA 43, a single window of DNA contains:
- a CDS encoding outer membrane beta-barrel protein produces MRTLSILLLGFGLAAAASAQSKGGDVALTYTPERANLLGGCGCFWLQGGGIEAGVNVSHGFGLAANMTAVHSSHMGSQNVSLGLLTFTMGPRYRLQLPAVGKHGNSLTGKWLIGLDHGFDSVFPGDGNALSSNTSFAMDAGVQYDVDITNRFAIRPLEVDWERSTFPNTNANGSQNTLRLAFGALVRFGKQ; encoded by the coding sequence TTGAGAACTTTATCCATCCTGTTGTTAGGCTTCGGCCTTGCTGCTGCCGCTTCTGCGCAATCGAAGGGTGGAGATGTCGCACTCACCTATACACCCGAGCGCGCGAATCTTTTGGGTGGTTGTGGCTGCTTCTGGCTGCAGGGCGGTGGCATCGAGGCTGGTGTGAATGTATCGCATGGCTTTGGCCTCGCTGCCAATATGACGGCCGTGCATTCAAGCCACATGGGGTCGCAGAATGTTTCGCTCGGATTACTGACCTTCACCATGGGGCCACGTTATCGTCTGCAACTGCCAGCTGTTGGCAAGCACGGTAATTCTCTTACGGGGAAGTGGCTGATCGGTTTAGATCATGGTTTCGATTCCGTTTTTCCGGGTGATGGCAATGCCTTGTCCAGCAACACCTCATTCGCGATGGATGCTGGTGTGCAGTACGACGTCGACATTACGAATCGCTTTGCGATTCGTCCGCTTGAGGTCGACTGGGAGCGTTCCACCTTCCCGAACACAAATGCGAATGGCTCTCAGAACACCCTGCGGTTGGCCTTTGGGGCGCTGGTTCGCTTCGGCAAGCAATAG
- a CDS encoding DNRLRE domain-containing protein — protein sequence MTTFLRRSFAVLFAGLIALAPAHATQATLTADAHVDSSRPAVNLGGVSNLNVGNGYTSFVQFSLSSLPAGITASQVSKATVTFYVNRVNTAGTVSVLPVTGAWTETGITYNSQPAVGAAVGSFSGTTAGQFVTVDITSQVQSWITSPSTDLGLALTTSNADLQLDSKESGQTAHPASLDVTITSMGATGATGVQGIQGIQGATGAQGIQGIQGVTGNTGAIGATGATGATGATGSTGATGAAGINYRGTWNSSTIYLSNDAVTLNGSTYIATASNQNVTPGSEPTIWPVLASAGSSGVAGATGATGPQGIQGIQGVTGATGATGAQGATGVTGAVGATGSTGATGATGAMGATGSTGATGATGAIGTTGATGSTGATGATGATGVTGAVGATGSISYQAVWSNSTIYSKGAIVSDAGYANAWVSLVDGNLGQNPTSVGSTPNAYWARLVAQGVNGVNGATGATGAVGATGSVASVSVTNGNATGSASVNTGTGALIINFPSSSGGASSPDPSAFSFATIPLTISRNPINTATGIYLTPIGPNSTLTPTIPAYVYIPATCHGYFAVASAPGNYFNAQTTNAVGGTGTSVGTCTAAAGGTCKIDLGTLSAGSYVTVLVTSTSGASTANTGVHMTSFACQ from the coding sequence CATAGCATTGGCTCCCGCGCACGCCACGCAGGCCACGCTCACCGCGGACGCACATGTCGACAGTTCTCGCCCGGCCGTTAATCTGGGCGGCGTTTCCAATTTGAATGTGGGCAATGGCTACACGTCCTTTGTACAGTTCAGCCTCTCTTCTCTTCCCGCTGGCATCACTGCGTCTCAGGTCTCCAAGGCGACGGTCACGTTCTATGTGAATCGCGTCAATACTGCGGGCACCGTGTCGGTGCTTCCGGTTACTGGAGCCTGGACGGAGACGGGCATCACGTACAACAGTCAACCGGCGGTTGGTGCGGCAGTAGGAAGTTTTTCGGGAACTACGGCGGGACAGTTCGTCACCGTAGACATCACGTCGCAGGTGCAAAGCTGGATAACGTCCCCATCTACAGATCTCGGCCTGGCGCTCACCACCTCCAATGCAGACCTTCAGCTTGACTCGAAAGAGAGCGGACAGACCGCTCATCCGGCATCACTCGACGTCACGATTACATCCATGGGAGCGACCGGTGCAACGGGCGTGCAGGGCATTCAAGGTATCCAAGGCGCAACGGGCGCGCAAGGCATTCAGGGTATCCAGGGCGTTACGGGAAATACGGGCGCGATAGGTGCCACCGGTGCAACTGGAGCCACAGGTGCAACAGGTTCCACAGGCGCTACCGGCGCGGCTGGCATTAACTACCGCGGAACCTGGAATAGCTCGACTATCTATCTGTCCAATGATGCTGTCACTCTGAATGGTTCCACTTACATTGCTACCGCGAGCAATCAGAACGTTACGCCAGGTAGTGAACCCACGATTTGGCCTGTGCTCGCATCCGCGGGCAGTTCAGGTGTGGCTGGTGCAACGGGCGCCACGGGTCCGCAAGGCATTCAAGGCATACAGGGTGTCACTGGAGCTACCGGAGCAACTGGTGCTCAGGGAGCCACGGGAGTCACAGGTGCTGTGGGTGCGACAGGTTCCACGGGCGCAACTGGAGCCACTGGGGCTATGGGCGCAACAGGTTCTACAGGTGCTACTGGAGCCACGGGCGCGATCGGAACCACCGGTGCGACGGGTTCGACAGGAGCTACAGGAGCTACAGGAGCAACCGGCGTGACCGGAGCCGTAGGTGCGACAGGCAGCATCAGTTACCAAGCGGTTTGGAGTAACTCCACTATCTACTCGAAGGGAGCGATTGTTTCCGATGCCGGATATGCCAATGCCTGGGTTTCACTTGTAGACGGCAACCTGGGGCAGAATCCGACCTCAGTCGGTTCCACTCCCAATGCCTACTGGGCGCGTCTTGTGGCGCAGGGTGTGAATGGCGTGAATGGTGCGACAGGAGCCACGGGAGCTGTGGGCGCCACCGGTTCTGTTGCTTCTGTCTCCGTGACAAACGGCAACGCCACAGGATCGGCTTCCGTTAACACCGGCACGGGCGCGCTAATAATCAACTTCCCAAGCAGCAGTGGCGGAGCAAGCTCGCCGGATCCAAGCGCATTCTCATTCGCAACGATTCCGCTTACGATCTCGCGAAACCCCATCAACACAGCCACAGGTATTTATCTGACGCCGATCGGGCCCAATTCGACTCTAACCCCCACGATTCCGGCATACGTGTATATTCCTGCGACGTGCCATGGCTACTTTGCTGTCGCGTCGGCGCCGGGCAACTACTTCAATGCTCAGACGACGAATGCGGTTGGGGGCACTGGTACAAGCGTGGGTACCTGCACCGCCGCTGCAGGAGGGACTTGCAAGATCGATCTTGGAACGCTCTCGGCGGGCTCGTATGTCACCGTCCTAGTGACTTCAACGAGTGGCGCCTCGACCGCAAATACTGGAGTGCACATGACTTCATTCGCATGCCAGTAA
- a CDS encoding Ig-like domain repeat protein, whose protein sequence is MSRFSTVRNARLLISCACAALLLGVTTPQIIGQTPAQLRALQQVGVRPLVVSGGQEASSQKLNNPAALAFDSAGNLYIADQNDQLVVEVLTTGIMKTVAGSGAQGYAGDGSAATSALLNLPAGVAVDAAGNVYIADTGNNVVRKVTPAGIISTIVSAGLAGPTALNVDSNSNLYIADTQNNVIRKFNGTTLTVVAGSGSQGFGGDGGAATLALLDQPMGVAVSSTTLYIADSNNNRIRAVNLSTGIITTFAGTGTPAFAGDSGSAASASFSYPTGLALDASGNLFVADTNNNRVREISSGGNVSTLAGNGQQGYSGDNNIATAATLNSPLAIASAPGGGVAVADTDNDRVRFVTPAGIIQTIAGTAAPGAESLQVAASSPSLVYGTAALTATFSNGGNTATGAVTFQDVTAGTTLGSVNLASNTASISLPALAAGIHQIVASYAGDGNNPAVASGIYVLTVTPVAVTASANAVAQPYGTAIPALTGTLTGVLPQDATTATAVYATTAMQTSAPGTYPITATLTGPTAANYTLSLASSSGSMTITKANTNITLSSNPTTQYAGVAVTLKAVVSSVTTGTPTGSVTFFDNGTAVGTVALTAGVAQISTSALAIGAHVISMTYSGDTNFLNGSVTASSGATTVTVASDPDFAVATTSGTYAARTIVPGDSATFNFTVTPVGGPFTSPITLAVSGLPTGATATLTPTSVTPGSSATNFVLTVSTQKFHAQMEQLAGGSVGLALLLLPFVRNRKMRYASNRMARLAMLLLLATAAGALSGCGSSGFFGQAQTASTITVTATGTNVAGVTVQHSTTVTLTVQ, encoded by the coding sequence TTGAGCCGCTTCAGTACAGTACGGAATGCACGCCTTCTGATCTCATGCGCCTGCGCAGCTCTTCTGCTTGGTGTTACAACTCCCCAGATCATTGGGCAGACGCCTGCGCAGCTCCGCGCGCTGCAGCAAGTCGGTGTGCGTCCGCTTGTAGTTTCAGGTGGACAAGAGGCGAGCAGTCAAAAGTTAAATAACCCTGCCGCTCTTGCTTTTGATTCTGCGGGCAATTTGTACATTGCCGATCAGAACGATCAACTTGTGGTTGAAGTTCTGACCACCGGCATTATGAAGACGGTGGCTGGCTCGGGCGCGCAGGGCTACGCGGGAGATGGTAGCGCAGCCACCAGTGCGTTGTTGAATCTTCCGGCGGGTGTTGCCGTTGATGCCGCTGGCAATGTGTATATCGCTGATACAGGCAACAATGTGGTGCGTAAGGTTACGCCCGCGGGAATTATCAGCACAATTGTGAGTGCGGGACTGGCTGGCCCAACAGCTTTGAACGTGGATTCCAACAGCAACCTCTATATTGCTGACACGCAGAACAATGTCATTCGCAAATTCAACGGCACAACGCTGACAGTGGTTGCGGGCAGTGGATCACAGGGGTTTGGTGGTGATGGCGGCGCGGCGACGTTGGCATTGCTGGATCAGCCAATGGGAGTGGCTGTTAGTTCCACCACACTGTATATAGCGGACAGCAACAACAATCGCATCCGCGCTGTAAACCTCTCCACAGGAATCATTACGACATTTGCTGGAACCGGAACGCCCGCCTTCGCAGGTGACAGCGGATCTGCCGCCAGTGCGTCGTTCTCGTATCCCACGGGTCTCGCACTGGATGCCAGCGGGAACCTGTTTGTAGCTGATACCAACAATAACCGGGTACGTGAGATTTCTTCCGGTGGCAATGTTTCCACCCTTGCAGGCAATGGTCAGCAGGGCTATTCGGGTGACAACAATATCGCTACGGCGGCCACGCTGAACTCGCCTTTAGCGATTGCTTCCGCGCCCGGTGGAGGGGTTGCCGTCGCTGACACGGACAATGACCGTGTCCGTTTCGTGACGCCTGCAGGCATCATTCAAACGATTGCGGGAACTGCTGCTCCTGGCGCTGAGAGCCTTCAAGTTGCCGCGTCTTCACCCTCACTCGTCTATGGCACTGCAGCTCTTACAGCTACCTTCAGCAATGGTGGTAACACCGCCACCGGTGCAGTGACCTTCCAGGACGTCACTGCTGGAACGACGCTTGGCTCGGTCAATCTGGCCTCCAACACAGCTTCGATTTCTTTGCCCGCCCTTGCCGCTGGTATCCATCAGATCGTGGCGAGCTATGCTGGTGACGGCAACAATCCCGCGGTGGCAAGCGGCATCTATGTGTTGACAGTGACACCTGTGGCAGTCACGGCTTCTGCCAATGCGGTCGCACAGCCATATGGCACGGCAATCCCCGCACTCACGGGAACTCTGACGGGTGTTCTGCCTCAGGATGCGACTACTGCTACGGCGGTTTATGCTACGACCGCAATGCAGACATCAGCACCTGGTACGTACCCCATCACGGCCACGCTTACAGGGCCGACCGCTGCAAATTACACACTCTCGCTCGCGTCTTCGTCTGGTTCCATGACGATCACTAAGGCGAATACCAACATTACGCTGTCATCTAACCCAACCACGCAATACGCGGGTGTGGCTGTCACGTTGAAGGCTGTCGTGTCGAGCGTGACTACGGGCACACCTACGGGCAGCGTAACCTTCTTTGACAACGGCACCGCCGTTGGAACCGTCGCGCTGACCGCGGGTGTGGCACAGATCTCCACAAGTGCTCTGGCAATTGGCGCGCACGTCATCTCCATGACGTATTCGGGCGACACGAATTTCCTGAATGGAAGTGTCACTGCCAGCAGCGGTGCAACGACTGTAACCGTGGCGTCAGATCCTGACTTCGCGGTGGCCACGACCTCCGGCACGTACGCCGCGAGGACGATCGTTCCGGGTGATTCGGCGACCTTCAACTTCACCGTTACTCCCGTGGGAGGGCCGTTCACTTCGCCGATCACACTGGCCGTCAGTGGCCTGCCTACCGGCGCTACTGCTACGCTCACGCCGACGTCGGTGACACCGGGTTCCAGTGCGACGAACTTCGTCCTTACGGTATCCACTCAGAAATTCCATGCACAGATGGAGCAGCTTGCAGGTGGATCTGTGGGACTGGCGCTGCTTCTGCTGCCGTTTGTTCGCAATCGGAAGATGCGTTACGCAAGCAATCGCATGGCTCGTCTTGCAATGCTGCTGTTGCTGGCAACTGCGGCGGGTGCACTGAGTGGCTGCGGTAGCAGTGGTTTCTTTGGTCAAGCGCAGACTGCCTCGACCATCACAGTTACTGCCACCGGTACCAATGTCGCTGGAGTTACGGTGCAACATTCCACAACAGTGACGCTTACCGTTCAGTAG